TCGCCGGCCTCAAGTCGTCGGTGATGGTCGCGTGCCATGACGACACCCGCCGCCTGCTCGCGAAGCTGCCGGCGGAGCTGGCGTACCACGCGGGTCACCTGGGCGTGCTCGGGGCCCGCGCCGCGTTCGAGGACGGTGCAGACTGGCTCGCGGAGACGATGCGGATCCTGGATCGGAACCGTCGTCTTGTCGCCGATCTGTTGCGCGCGCACCTTCCGCGAGCGCGCTACGTCGAGCCCCAGGCGGGCTACCTCGCCTGGATCGACTGCACCGGTCTCGGCCTCGGGCCCGATCCGGCGAAGGTCTTCCTCGAGCGGGGTCGCGTCGCTCTTTCTTCAGGCCTCTCCTTCGGTGCCGGGGGCGAGGGCTTCGTTCGCGTCAACTTCGCGACGACGCGCACGTTGCTCGAGGAGGCCATCCGGCGGATGGCCGTCGCCTTGGCCTGAACTCGTCAGCCGGCGACCGCGTCCTTCTCGGACGTCGGAGTGATTACACTGGCGGGCGTCGACGACGGCACGCACGGCTGATCGGCCATCGGCGATCTCCTACGAGGAGCACGGCACGTGCACGATCGTCCCGGTACCCGCCTCTTTGCACGAATTCCAGCGCTCGAGCGGCTCGAGGCACGCCTCCTGGCCCACGGCCATGCGCCCTATGAGCGGGCGGTGGAGCCCTGGAAGCAGGAGCTGTTCGGCCAGCTCTCCGGCGACGTCCTCGAGATCGGCGCGGGAGCCGGCGCCAACCTGGAGCTCCTGCCCGCCGCGATCCGCTACTCCGCCCTTGAGCCCAACGCCTTCTCCCGCGAGCTCCTCACGCGCAAGGCGGCCGAGCTGGGGCGCGCTGCGACCGTGGTCGGGGGAAACGCGGAGCGCCTCCCGTTCGCCGACGAATCCTTCGACGCGGTCATCTGCTCGCTGGTCCTCTGCACCATCCACCACGTCCCCCGCGCCCTCGCCGAGGTGAGGCGGGTTTTGCGCCCGGAGGGTCGCTTCGTCTTCGTCGAGCACGTGATCGCGCCGCAGCGCAGATGGCTCCGGGCCGTGCAGCACGCGGTGAAGCCGCTCTGGTACGTGGTTGGAAACGGATGCCGGCCGGACCGCGACACCGCTGCCGCCATCGCCGCCGCCGGCTTCTCCCGGACCGAGCTGCAGCACGTGCGGATGCCGGTGCCGGTGGTCGGGCCCCACCTCGTGGGCTACGCGATCCGTTGATCGCCCGATGGGCGAGGCCGGTAGCTTGACCAGCGGCGGGCTCTAGTAAAGAATTCGTGACTAGCCGACCGAGTTAGTCACGTGGCCGTTACTAGCGACGCGGCTGGTCAAACAGACGTCACGAGCGAGGCCGAGATGCCGAAGCGAGCCACCGGGCGATACGAGCGGACCACGGTCGGCGGAGAGGAGGTCGCGGCGTTCATCCCGCTCGCGCTTCCACCCGCAGACCCACCGCTCGCGATCGGCTCGGCGTTGGCGGATCGCCTGCGCGCTGCCGAGCAGGCGCTCGTCCGACTCGAGCTCGCGGGTGAGATGGTGCCGTCCCTCGACTGGTTCATCTACGCGTTCGTCCGCAAGGAGGCAGTCGTCTCGTCGCAGATCGAGGGCACCCAGGCCACTCTCGTCGACCTGCTCGCGTTCGAGGCGCAGGCGAGCACGGACCAGGCAGCCCCGCCGAACGCAGATGTGGAGGAGATCTGCAACTACCTCGACGCCCTCACGTACGCGCGCGAACAGCTCGCCGATCCGACCGGCCTTCCGCTCTCGATGCGTCTCTTGAACGGAGCTCATGATCGGCTCATGCGTGGCGTGCGCGGCGCCGAGAAGCAGCCCGGCGACGTCCGCCGAAGCCAGAACTGGATCGGCGGCAGCCGCCCCGGAAACGCCGCCTACGTCCCGCCGCCGCCCCACGTACTTGGCGAGGTCCTGAGCGCGTTCGAGAACTACCTCCACACCGAAGACACGCTGCACCCGCTCGTGCGCGCGGGCCTGCTCCATGTGCAATTCGAGACCATTCACCCGTACCTCGATGGCAACGGCCGGATCGGGCGCCTGCTCGTCACCCTGCTGCTCGAGCACTGGAAGTTTTTGACGAAGCCACTGCTCTACCTGAGCCTGTTCTTCAAGCGGCACCGCGACGAGTACTACCGGCGGCTGAACGCGGTCCGCGTCGAAGGCGATTGGGAGGGCTGGCTGGCCTTCTTCCTCGACGGTGTCGCGACGATCGCCGACGAGGCCGTCGCCTCCGCACGTGAGCTCTTCGCGTTGATTGCCGACGATCGCGCCCGCGTGCTCGCGCTCGATGGAGTGTCGATCGGCGCGCTGCGCCTCTTCGAACTGCTTCCGCGCCACCCGATCGTGAGCGTCGCCTCCGTTACGAAGTTCGTCGAGACGAGCAAGCCGACGGCGATCCGCGCGATCGAATTCCTCGTCGCCACCGGAGTGCTCGTCGAGTCGACGGGCAAGAAACGAGACCGCTCCTTTGCCTACCGCGCCTACCTGGATCGGCTCAAGGTCGGCACGGAGTTAGCGCGCCCCTCGCGGTAGGAGCGCCGATCGCGTTCCCCCAGCGTCCGCCTCATCCACGC
The Vulgatibacter incomptus DNA segment above includes these coding regions:
- a CDS encoding class I SAM-dependent methyltransferase; the protein is MHDRPGTRLFARIPALERLEARLLAHGHAPYERAVEPWKQELFGQLSGDVLEIGAGAGANLELLPAAIRYSALEPNAFSRELLTRKAAELGRAATVVGGNAERLPFADESFDAVICSLVLCTIHHVPRALAEVRRVLRPEGRFVFVEHVIAPQRRWLRAVQHAVKPLWYVVGNGCRPDRDTAAAIAAAGFSRTELQHVRMPVPVVGPHLVGYAIR
- a CDS encoding Fic family protein; its protein translation is MPKRATGRYERTTVGGEEVAAFIPLALPPADPPLAIGSALADRLRAAEQALVRLELAGEMVPSLDWFIYAFVRKEAVVSSQIEGTQATLVDLLAFEAQASTDQAAPPNADVEEICNYLDALTYAREQLADPTGLPLSMRLLNGAHDRLMRGVRGAEKQPGDVRRSQNWIGGSRPGNAAYVPPPPHVLGEVLSAFENYLHTEDTLHPLVRAGLLHVQFETIHPYLDGNGRIGRLLVTLLLEHWKFLTKPLLYLSLFFKRHRDEYYRRLNAVRVEGDWEGWLAFFLDGVATIADEAVASARELFALIADDRARVLALDGVSIGALRLFELLPRHPIVSVASVTKFVETSKPTAIRAIEFLVATGVLVESTGKKRDRSFAYRAYLDRLKVGTELARPSR